CTTTGACATCTTGCACGCCGGGCATGTACGATATTTGGAAGAAGCCCGTAATTTGGGAGACATCTTGGTAGTAGGACTCAATAGCGATAGCTCGGTTTCTCGTCTAAAGGGAGCATCCCGCCCCATCAATACAGAACAAAACCGTGCTCTTGTGTTGGCTGCTTTGTGTGCAGTAGATTATGTATGTATATTTGAAGAAGATACACCTTTAACTTTAATCAAGGCTATTCTTCCAGATATATTAGTAAAAGGTGGAGATTGGCAACCACACCAGATTGTGGGAGCCGATATCGTATTGGCAAACAATGGAAAAGTGCATAGTCTGCAATTTACAGATGGGCTTTCCACTACATCTGTAATCCGAAAAATTGAGGGAAAACGTGAATTCTGAAGAAATTCAAGATGCTGGGGTCGTGACCGCTGTTGACGGTAATTATGTAACCGTAGAACTGCAACGGGGCGGAGGCTGTAAATCTTGCTCTATGCGAGGTTTTTGTTTTAGTAAAAGTAGCCCTGCAGTATTTAAAATACAAACTGAACTTGAGCTTAAAATAGGAGACCGAGTTGAGCTTATGGTTTCGGCAAAAGGACGTGTTTTGGCTTCACTTTTAATCTTTATTGTCCCTGTGTTTTTTTTGTTTATGGGATTTGGGCTTGCTTCATTATTCGTTGGCGAGCTGAGCAGCATCCTATTTGCTTTTGCGGCAATGGCGCTTAGTTTTT
The Candidatus Cloacimonadota bacterium genome window above contains:
- the rfaE2 gene encoding D-glycero-beta-D-manno-heptose 1-phosphate adenylyltransferase codes for the protein MPKLEEKITDQKALVKLCQKQQALGKKIVFTNGCFDILHAGHVRYLEEARNLGDILVVGLNSDSSVSRLKGASRPINTEQNRALVLAALCAVDYVCIFEEDTPLTLIKAILPDILVKGGDWQPHQIVGADIVLANNGKVHSLQFTDGLSTTSVIRKIEGKREF
- a CDS encoding SoxR reducing system RseC family protein; the protein is MNSEEIQDAGVVTAVDGNYVTVELQRGGGCKSCSMRGFCFSKSSPAVFKIQTELELKIGDRVELMVSAKGRVLASLLIFIVPVFFLFMGFGLASLFVGELSSILFAFAAMALSFFIVRMCDKIWGDKLKIEIARKL